The following DNA comes from Limnobacter sp. SAORIC-580.
TTCACCGCCCAGCTGGGCAGCAGGCATGGCTCCGCTGGCCTGCCCGGGCAGTGCACCCGGTGGCACGTCGGCAGTCAACAAAGACTGCTCGGCGGAGTTTGCCACCAGTTGTGCAAACTGTTCACTTAGCGCGGCCTCCGGAATTTGTTTGAAGCGGGGTGAAATTTTCAGCAGTTCATGCAACAGAAAATCTGTTTTCAACAAGGCAACCAACACATGACCCGTGCGTACTTTCTGTGCGCCAAACATGAGTGAGCCATAAACCCACGCCCTTTCTACGGCATTGGTCACATGCTCTGACAAATCGGAAATGCCTTGCGCACCGCCGGGCTGACGCTCAAGGGCGCGCTGCACGTCGGCAAGTACGGCGCTTGCATCCAGCTCAAAATGCCGAAGAATGTGATGCCAGTCGCTGTCATCTTGTTGAAGAATTTGTGCAACCCAGTGCACCAATTGCACATAGGGATTGCCTCGCAGTTTGCATAGCACAGTGGCGCCTTCAACCGATTTGAATGCAATGGGATTTAATTTGGCAAACAGCGAAACACGGCTGATATTGCTCATGCTGAACTCCTGGACAATGAAGAATAGGTGGGAACCGCAGGACATTTCATGCGAACGGTGGTCGGCTTTTGCGCGCGTTTGTGCAGCTGTAGTTCACCCAGCCATGCCGTGCGCCCCAACTGGGCTGTGCCGTCAAGGCAAGCTTGCGGAATTTTGTCAGGGCTGATTTGAAGTGCAAATTCACAATCAAATTCAAGCCCCAGGTAGGCATGGGCCGCCTGCACAAGGCGCTTGCGGCCTTCGGTGGCGGGCAACAGTTGTTGGTAAGCGCTGTAGGCCATGGGACCAATATCAATTTTTATTTTGCTTTGCGCACACCACACCCTGCTGCCAAGCATGGCCCCACGCCCAAGCACTTGTGGGCCAGCCTGCACAGGCAATTGCAGCCATTGCGCCTGAAAGGGAAAAATTTGCACTGGCAAACCAGTCAATGCCGACAGGCTGTTGGCCAGGCCTTCCTGTGTTTTGCTTCGCCGGGTGAAGTGCGCTGCCAGACTGGCGCGAAAATGAGTGGGCAAGGCCTCGCGCCACCAGCTGGATGATGCACCATGGCCCACCAAACTATTCAAATGCTGCGCAAACGGATTGAACGTTTTGCGGTGATAGGCAATATGTGGTTGCGACTCGGCCCATGCCCTGTAAAACAACAAATAAGCCCGATGGTGAAAGATATCCAGAAACTCGGCGAATGTGGGGTCATTCCACTGGTGAATCCGCGTGTAGGCATGTTCTGTGTAATGCAGTGGCAAGGCGCCATTGGGGCCCAACAAACCGAAATTCTGGATGTACAACTTTGGAATCGCACCCAAACGCCCAGCCACAATGGTGTCTTCGCGTTTGAAATCTTGCGTGGCGAAATCAAGGTAGGGGCGCTGCCCCAAACGCACAGGGTCATCACGCAGACGCAATGATTTTCCAAGCAAAGGCTTACCCGAATGGGCATGTTCAATTTGCCGCAGCAAGGCAAAAAAATTCGGGGCAGGTGGTTTGAGCGCGCTCATTTGTACAAGCCCTGCTACAGCAAAGGCCGGTTGCCCGACCGTGCAGGAAAATCAAACACTGCACCCGTGCTGTGCAGACGTACCCGGGTTTGCACAAATGAATTCACCGACACATGGCTTGCAAGGTAGAAGGCCAGCACACTGCCCAGCACCAGGGCACCAGTGCCCTGCAAGGCCAGTTCATCCAGTGTGAGCGTAACCAGCAAGCCACGCACCACAGCCGGCCTGCCTTGGCGGACAACACGCGACACCAGTGGCTGCGATTCAACTGCCAAAATCGCCCTGGCCATGTGTTGATGAGCCTGCTGCGCAGGGTCGGCGTGCAAGGCCAAAAGCTGCCCCAAAGCCAGGGCATCTTGATCGATCAAGCCGAGGTAGTTCAGTGACAGGTGCTCGATCAACTGCCAGCAACTTTGCCCGCCATACATGGCCGCCTTTGGACGGCTGGGGCCGCGCAAAAAGCGAATGGAGTGAACGGGCAAGTTGCCAGGCCAGGCCAGGTCTGTGGGCCCTTGCCCCACTGGCACCAGCAGGGGCAAATCCCGATTGGTACACAAAGCCTTCACCGCCAGCTGTTCAAGCCCATGTGTTTGAATGAATTCACCAGTGGGCAAGGTAAGGCCAAGATAAACATCACTGCCTGAGTACGAGGAACGACCACCCTCGCGCACTTGTTTTTCTGACAGCAAAGTGGGCACACGCCGGTGTACGAATCTGGGGGTCTCACAATCGTTATGGGTGTTGGCTTGGGTCGACACCGCATACAAGGGCGGCAATTCCTGCACCTTGTTTTGCCCGTACCCCTGTACGCCCAGCACCGAATGCACTTCAAAATCGTGTGGCTTGCTGCGATTGGGCTGCACTTGGACTTCATGCAAACGTTCATCCAGCAACACGCGGTCGCAATTCTGTTCAAACAAATTGACCACAGGGGTGCAATTCAAGGCCAATGAATCCACTCCCACAACACGGTCTAGCTCGGTATTTGGCTCGGCAAAACAGAAGGCCAGCTGAAATGTGGAATGCTGGCAACTGGCCAGAAAACGCCTTAAACCTTGAACACGGAAAAACAGAAATCGGGCCGGAAACGCAAAAAACTCCTGCAACAAACGCATGCCACTGAACTGGTTTGAATGGACCGGGAGCAGTGCCTGAGAATCATCAAGCCCCAAAGCAGCAACACACGGAAGAGGTAACCATTGCCAATCGACTTGTTCAGGTGCACGAATGCCAACCGAGACAGTTTGATGACACAACCTTTCCAAGAGTGCATAGGCGTATTCATCACCACAACTGACATGAAAATCGAGTTCATCCAATGGCAGTTGGGACAATGCAGAGTGCGTTGAATTCTCGATGGTGACCAGCAAAGCTGACCGTGGCTGCTTGCCACCCCGCATGGTTGGCACATGGGCCTTGAAAGGGCCGTGTTCAATGGCCTGAATGACCAAGGGCCACAAGGTTAAACTGTGCCCAACCCTGAACTTGCAGGGCGTGTTGATGCCCTTGGCCACCTGGCTTTGCAGCACGGTGCCGGCTGAAAGTGAAATGCCTTTTTTCAGGGCAACATCGCTGTGATTGGGATTGAGTTGCACCACCCCCATGGCGGGCACAGGGGCTAAAAAATTCGGGCTGATGCAGTTGAGCAATTGCTCGGTAAACCGCGGAAACTCCTCGTTCAAGCGAAGCTGAACCCGGGCAGTCAAGAAAGCAAACCCCTCAAGCAATCTTTCTACATAGGGGTCTTGTACCTCGGTTGCATCCATCGCAAGGCGCGACGCAACTTTAGGAAAACGTGCAGCGAACTCGGCACCCGTGTCGCGCACGTGAGCAAGTTCCTGGATATAAAACTGAAGTAAACGCGGGTCCATGCTGCTTCGATGCCCGCGGCTCAGAAACCTGAGAGCGGCAACAACAGCACCTTGCCGGTTTCAAGATCCACTTCAGTGCGCAACATCAATTCGATTGGGTAGGGCTGAGCCCACAACAAACCGGAAATACGCAGGCCAATCACATTGTGCAAATGCATCAAACCTTGTTGGGTTTCCGCTGTTACTTTCAATGAATTCCCGTCGATTCGTGGTTCGAATCGCCGAATAAGATTGGCCACGGTTCGTTCAAAATCTTTGACATCGATCATGGATGCAATTTTTCCGGCCACCGGGGGCATGCCATAAGCCAGCACAGACTCATTCAATTGCGGCTGACCCTCAAGACACTTGCTGTCAAGAACACGGGTTGCATTCAGCAACTGTTCGAGATCGCGCAGCACCAGCTGACGCAGCGCTTCTTTGGTAATGAAGCGGCGATTGGCAGATTCAGTTTGAATGGCGGGCTCGTCATCCTGAAGACGATCCAGCAAGGCTGGTTGCAGCGCGTCCCGAGACTTACTCATACACGTCAATGTAAGTGCAGGCACCTGCCTTTAAATTGGCTGCCGACTTGGGGGTATACACCACTTCGATTTCCTTGAATGCAATCGAGAATGACTCCCCGACCTGCCGACCATCGCTTGCACTGCCTGTGATTTCATAATCGCAAATACGCGCCTTGCGCAAAGTAATACGCAGGTAATCAATGGTTGCAAGGCCACCAGGGTCGCGACAAGTGAGTACCACTTTGCTCAGCAGTTCCGCAGATTTCAAGGCACTCATGATTGCGGTGGTCGAACTGTCGATCGCCTTTTGCACGCTCAAAGTACGCACCGAGGCTTTGGATGCTAGTTGCGATGATGAATGGACTTGCTGGGACATGCCCCAAGACCAACCGGCGATTTCTATTTCACCCACATGACCACTGACCTGGCTTTCCCCTTGGATGGCCCCTTGGCGGGAACCATCCAGGGCCAGGAACATATCGACTTTCGACATTGTGTTTCCTGGCTATCCGATTACTTCTCGGAGTTGGTTGCAATATTGAATGTGGCTTCAACCTTGCCTTCGGGGCCACCGTCTTTCTTCTGTGGCACGTACACATAGCTGAACTCGGCAAAGTTCAAAGTCACGGTTTCTGTCAGGCGGTCTTCACCACCAGAACCACCCTGGCTTACGTTGGAGATGATGACGTCTTTCATGGTCAGCA
Coding sequences within:
- the tssG gene encoding type VI secretion system baseplate subunit TssG; the encoded protein is MSALKPPAPNFFALLRQIEHAHSGKPLLGKSLRLRDDPVRLGQRPYLDFATQDFKREDTIVAGRLGAIPKLYIQNFGLLGPNGALPLHYTEHAYTRIHQWNDPTFAEFLDIFHHRAYLLFYRAWAESQPHIAYHRKTFNPFAQHLNSLVGHGASSSWWREALPTHFRASLAAHFTRRSKTQEGLANSLSALTGLPVQIFPFQAQWLQLPVQAGPQVLGRGAMLGSRVWCAQSKIKIDIGPMAYSAYQQLLPATEGRKRLVQAAHAYLGLEFDCEFALQISPDKIPQACLDGTAQLGRTAWLGELQLHKRAQKPTTVRMKCPAVPTYSSLSRSSA
- the tssF gene encoding type VI secretion system baseplate subunit TssF: MDPRLLQFYIQELAHVRDTGAEFAARFPKVASRLAMDATEVQDPYVERLLEGFAFLTARVQLRLNEEFPRFTEQLLNCISPNFLAPVPAMGVVQLNPNHSDVALKKGISLSAGTVLQSQVAKGINTPCKFRVGHSLTLWPLVIQAIEHGPFKAHVPTMRGGKQPRSALLVTIENSTHSALSQLPLDELDFHVSCGDEYAYALLERLCHQTVSVGIRAPEQVDWQWLPLPCVAALGLDDSQALLPVHSNQFSGMRLLQEFFAFPARFLFFRVQGLRRFLASCQHSTFQLAFCFAEPNTELDRVVGVDSLALNCTPVVNLFEQNCDRVLLDERLHEVQVQPNRSKPHDFEVHSVLGVQGYGQNKVQELPPLYAVSTQANTHNDCETPRFVHRRVPTLLSEKQVREGGRSSYSGSDVYLGLTLPTGEFIQTHGLEQLAVKALCTNRDLPLLVPVGQGPTDLAWPGNLPVHSIRFLRGPSRPKAAMYGGQSCWQLIEHLSLNYLGLIDQDALALGQLLALHADPAQQAHQHMARAILAVESQPLVSRVVRQGRPAVVRGLLVTLTLDELALQGTGALVLGSVLAFYLASHVSVNSFVQTRVRLHSTGAVFDFPARSGNRPLL
- the tssE gene encoding type VI secretion system baseplate subunit TssE; this encodes MSKSRDALQPALLDRLQDDEPAIQTESANRRFITKEALRQLVLRDLEQLLNATRVLDSKCLEGQPQLNESVLAYGMPPVAGKIASMIDVKDFERTVANLIRRFEPRIDGNSLKVTAETQQGLMHLHNVIGLRISGLLWAQPYPIELMLRTEVDLETGKVLLLPLSGF
- a CDS encoding Hcp family type VI secretion system effector — encoded protein: MSKVDMFLALDGSRQGAIQGESQVSGHVGEIEIAGWSWGMSQQVHSSSQLASKASVRTLSVQKAIDSSTTAIMSALKSAELLSKVVLTCRDPGGLATIDYLRITLRKARICDYEITGSASDGRQVGESFSIAFKEIEVVYTPKSAANLKAGACTYIDVYE